AGGATTAGGCATAGCTTTAGGAAAACCTATATATGTTATAGATATTGTTCCTGAAAAAAATCAAGTTGTATTAGGAGATGAAGAAAAAATCTTTAAAGATACACTTATTGCAAAGGATGTAAATTTTATACCTTTTGATAAGTTAGAAGAAAAAATGAGGGTAGAAGCTAAAATAAGATATTCATCTAAAGGATCAGTAGCTACTATAGAACCACTAGAAAATAACAGGGTTAAAGTTACCTTTGATAAAAAACAAAGAGCCATAACAAAAGGTCAATCTGTAGTATTTTATATAGAAAACCTTTTGCTTGGCGGTGGCGTTATAGAGTAATTAATAATTAATAATGAACAATGAATAATTAAGGATATTTTTCTTCGTTGCACTCAGAAAAAATTTGATTTTATTTAAAGGGATCTCGTTTAGCAAAGCTAAACATCGATACACATTAATTGTTCATTATTCATTATTCACTGTTCATTAAAAAAGGGTAGTATATTTTTGTTCCATAAGTAAAAAATATATAAAAGCATATATTGAAGGTGATTTAATGTATAGGAGAAAAGATTTTTTGCTTATGGAAGTATACAATGAAAAAGGTAAAAGAATAGGTTTCATAAAGGATATAATTATTAAACTAGAAAAAGAAGAAGTACTTGGTTTTGTAATTATATCCTATAATTTATTTAAAGGATATTCTCATATATTAAAAGAAGATATAATATCTTTTGGAGAAAAAATCATAGTAAAAAAAGAAAGTAAGGGAGAAGAAGTACATTTTAATGATATTAAATCAAAACATGTTATAGATGAAGAGGGAAATATTTTAGGTTTTATAGAGGATGTGTTTTTTTCAGAAGACTTTAAAATTAATGGTGTGATAATTTCAACAGGGTATATTTCAAATTTTTTGCATGGTAAAAAAATTGCATTACCTGAGGATTTAATAATATCAGAGCACAATATTATTTATAAAAACAGAAAAGATAAAATTAAATTTACAAATTTGCCTAGCAATATAATAAAAAAGGAAAATGTAGATGAATAAAATTTATAAGAAAATAATATTGTATACTCTAATAGGTGTGATAATAGGTATTATATTTAATAATAGTATTTTTAAAAGTATATTAAAATTAATTATTATATCTTTTATAATTTCATATATATTAAAACCATTAAAGAATTCTCTAGTGGAAAGAGGTATAAAAAATAGTGTGGCATCCTTTATAACCATATTTTCTCTCATGATTGTGGCAACAATTTTTGTAGTGTTTTTAATACCTTTTCTATTTAGAGAAAGTAATAATATAATAATTGCTCTAGATAGAATACAAAGGTTTTTAGACGGAATTTATGAGAAGGTAAAACCGTTAAAAAATAATAAAATGGGCATAGAAATTTTACATCATATATACAATAAAGTGGATACAATAATTAATAAAACTTTTATGAATATATTTGATAAAACTGTTAGCTTAGGAGAAAATATTATGGATATTTTTATAATACCAATAATATCCTATTACTTCTTAGTGGATTGGGAAAAAATAAGTGATAGTATTATAATTATATTTCCTATAAAAATAAGAAATATAATGCAAAAAATAATGAAAGATATAGATAAAATTTTAACTAGGTACATAGTAGTACAAATTATACTCAGCTCTCTCATAGGTGTGGTTACATTTATACTTTTAATAATACTAAAAATTGATTTTCCAATTTTACTGTCTATAGTAAATGCTTTTTTTAATATTATACCCTATTTTGGACCGTTACTTGGTTCTATTCCAGCAATACTTGTGGCTCTTTCTATATCCACTAAAAAAGCTTTATGGACAGCATTGTTTTTATACTTAATGCAGCAAATAGAAGGAAATATTATTTCTCCTAAGTTTATTGGAGATAATATAGATATGCATCCATTAATAATCATTATTTTACTCATAGTCGGTGGAGAATTATGGGGCGTTTTAGGTATGATATTAGCTGTACCTGTAGGAGTTATTGTAAAAGTCATATGTGAGGATTTAAATTATTATATATTCTAAAAGATTGTAGCTAAATATTGACAGATATCCTTTTTTAAACTATAATTTTTATCTGATGAGCAATATTTTTGAATTTAATTTATTTAAATAAATATTTTAGCTATGAAAAAAAGGAGTAAACTTTATTTATCATTTATAGAGAGGAAGTGGGTGGTGAAAACTTCCTGGTAAATTTGTTGAAGCTGTTTTGGAGCTATTGTTATTTTAAGAGGTATAGCAGAGTTTGCTATATAATTAGGGTGGTACCGCGGAGAAGCTTTCGTCCCTTAAGGAAGAAAAGCTTCTTTTTTGACGTTAAAATATGAAAAATTATTTACTAAATAAAATGTTTGGAGGAGATAATATGGAAAAAATGGGGTTAAATGAAATAAGAGAAGCTTATTTAAATTTTTTTGAAGGAAAAGAACATTTAAGAATGGAAAGTTTTTCACTTGTACCTAAAAATGATAAAAGTTTGCTTTTAATAAATGCAGGTATGGCACCTTTAAAACCATACTTTACAGGAATCAAAACACCACCTAAAACTAGGATAACCACATGTCAAAAGTGTATAAGAACAGGTGATGTAGAAAATGTAGGTAAAACATCTAGACATGGTACATTTTTTGAAATGTTAGGTAATTTTTCTTTTGGAGATTATTTCAAACGTGAAGTTATTCCATGGGCATGGGAATTTATCACAAAAGTTTTAAACATACCAAAGGATAAATTGTATGTAACAATATATTTAGATGATGATGAGGCTTATGATATTTGGACTAAATCTACAGATATAGATCCTTCAAGAATATTTAGATTAGGAAAAGAAGATAATTTTTGGGAAATAGGTCAAGGACCTTGTGGACCATGTTCAGAAATTCATTATCAAAAACAAGGAGAAAAAATAAATTCAGTAGAAGAATTTATCAAAAAAAGTGATAATGATGAAGTAATAGAATTTTGGAATTTAGTATTTACTCAATTTGACAAAGATGAAAATGGAAATTATAATAGACTTTCACATCCTAATATAGATACTGGTATGGGATTAGAAAGAATGGCTACCATAATGCAAGATGTTAATAGTATTTTTGAAGTAGATACTATTAAAGCAGTTTTAGATAAAATAAGTGAAATAGCTAATGTGAAATATGGTGAAAACAAAGAAAAAGATATATCGCTAAGAGTAATAACAGACCACGTTAGAAGTGTTACTTTTATGATAAGTGATGGCATATTACCTTCAAATGAAGGAAGAGGGTATGTATTAAGAAGACTTTTAAGAAGAGCTTCAAGACATGGTAAACTTTTAGGTATAAAAGAGAACTTCCTATATAAAGTTTGTGATGTAGTAATAGAAAACTCTCATAAAGCTTATAGGGAATTAAAAGATAAAGAAGATTATATAAAGAAGATAATAAAACTAGAAGAAGAGAGATTTGCAGAAACTATAGATGGTGGAATTCAAATTTTAAATGAATATATAGAAGAACTAAAAAACAAAGGAGAAAAAGTTTTACCAGGAGATAAGGCCTTTAAATTATATGATACATATGGATTTCCAATAGAATTGACAAAAGAAATTTTAGAGGAAAAAAATATAGGGATAGATGAAGAAGGTTTTGCAAAAGAAATGGAAGCTCAAAAGCAAAGAGCAAGAGCTGCTAGAGAAGAAACTAATTATATGGGAACAGAGGACACTATAATAAATAAACTCCCAAAAGAACTTGAAACTGAATTCTTAGGATATGATACTTTATCTGTAGAAGCTAAGGTAATTGCTATTATAAAAGGAGAAGAGTTAGTAGAAAAACTAGAAAAGGGAGACAAGGGAATAATAGTTGTGGATAAAACTCCTTTTTATGCTGAAAAGGGAGGACAAATAGGAGATATAGGATCATTATCTGGAGAAGGTGTAAAAGCAAAAATACAGGATTGTAGAAATAATGTATCTGGAAAAATACTTCACTTTGTAGAAGTTATGGAAGGAAATATAAAACTACAAGATAAGGTTAATTTAACTGTAGATAATTTAAGAAGAGATGCTATTAAGAAAAATCACTCTGCTACTCATTTACTACATGAAGCTTTAAGAGAAGTAGTAGGATCACACATAGAACAAGCAGGATCCTATGTAGATGAGTGTAGATTAAGATTTGACTTTAATCATTTTTCACCGGTTTCAAAAGAAGAATTAAAACATGTAGAAAAATTAGTTAATAAAAAAATAATGGAAGTAATGCCAGTTAATACAGAAGTTATGGATATAGAACAGGCAAAGGAAAGTGGAGCTGTAGCATTATTTGATGAAAAATATGATGAAAATGTTAGAGTAGTATCTTTAGGAGACTTTAGTAAAGAACTTTGTGGAGGTACTCATGTAAGTAATTCTGGTGAAATTGGTTTATTTAAGATAATTTCCGAAGCAGGTGTAGCGGCTGGAGTTAGAAGAATAGAGGCTGTTACAGGATTTAATGCATTAAAATATATTGAAGAAAAAGAAAATGTATTAGATGATGTATGTGAAGTTTTAAAATGTTCAAATAAGGATATAATAAATAGAGTAACCAGCCAAATAGAAGATGTAAAAAATAAAGAAAAAGAAATAAATAAATTAAAGTCTGAATTAGCAAGTAGTTCTCAAGATGATATATTAAAAAATATAAAAGAAGTCAAAGGAATAAAACTTGTATCAGGAGTATTAAAAGATATAGATGGAGGAGCACTAAGAGACCTAGCAGATAAACTTCGTGACAAAATACAAGAAGGATTAGTAGTATTAGCTAGTGTTACAGAGGGAAAAGTACAATTTGTAGCTATGGCAACTAAAGATGCTGTATCAAAAGGTGCACATTGTGGAAAAATAATAAAAGAAGTGGCATCTATCGCTGGTGGAGGCGGAGGTGGAAGACCTGATATGGCTCAAGCTGGTGGAAAGAAGCCAGAAAAAGCAGAAGACGCTATAGCTAAAGTGGAGGATATATTGAGTAGTTTAGTAAAATAGTGTACATTTTAGGAAATATGATTTATAATATATATATGAATATAAAAGAGAAAATATATGGAACAATTTAAATGAGGTGAATAGGGTGAGGAATGAAAATACTATACAATTTGATTTAGGAAAGAGTAAAAGTGAACTAACAAGAGAAATACTCACTCAAGTGTATGACGCATTAAAAGAAAAAGGATATAATCCAGTGAATCAAATGGTGGGATATTTAATATCAGGGGATCCTACTTATATAACAAATTATAATGGCGCAAGAGCATTAGTTAGAAAATTAGAAAGAGATGAGATATTAGAAGAAGTAATAAAAAACTACTTAAGGATTAAATAAAAGATGCCCTTAAGGGCATCTTTTATTTTTAATAAGTGAAAATAAAGGAGTATGTCATGAGAATACTAGGATTGGATGTGGGAGATAGAACTATAGGAGTTGCTGTAAGTGATCCTTTAGGTTGGACGGCACAAGGAATAAAAACTATAAAGAGAAGTAATTTAAAAAATGACATAAAAGAAATAGGAAATATATGCAATGAATATAAAGTGGAGAAAATAGTATCAGGTCTTCCTAAAAATATGAATGGTACTCTAGGACCACAAAGTGAAAAAGTTATGGAGTTTTGTGATATACTAAAAAAAGAATTGGGAAAAGAAATAATTATGTGGGATGAAAGATTGACTACAGTGGCAGCACATAAGGCTATGATAGAAGGAGATTTGTCTAGAGCAAAAAGAAAGAAAATTGTAGACAAAATAGCTGCTATATACATATTACAAGGCTACCTTGATAGCGTGTATAATAAGTAAATAAGAGGTGAATACTATTATGGAAAATGATGTAACACATATGACTTTAATTGATGAAGATGGAAAAGAAATAGATTTTGAAGTTATAACAAAACTAGATATTGAAGAGAACGAATATGTAATTGTAGTTCCAGAAAATGAAGATACAGATGAGGCTATGGCTTTAAAAATTGATATAGATGATGAAGGAAATGATGTATTATCTACAATAGATGACGACGAGGAATTCGCACTTGTACTAGAGGCATATGAGACTTTATTTAATGAAGAAGGATATGAATTAAATTAAACAAAAGCTATGCCGTGGCATAGCTTTTTAGTTAGAATTATAATGTTTTTAATATTTAAAAAAATTCTATAAAGAGAGGTATTTCCATGGGAGAAGTTTCTTATGATAAAGATAAAATGGAAAGAATCAAAGATACACTAAAAGAAAATGGATATAAATTAACTCCCCAAAGAAGAGCTATTGCTGAAATAATAATCAATAATAAGGGAAATCACTTAACTACGGAAGAAATATATAATTTAGTAAAGGTGAATTGTCCGGAAATAGGTTTAGCAACTGCTTATAGAACTGTACTTCTTTTAGAAGAGATGGGAATAGTAACAAAGTTAGATTTAAATGATGGATGCAGTAGATATGAATTAGTTAGTGAAGATGAGCATCATCAGCATCATCATTTAATATGTACTAATTGCAATAAAGTTCTCGAAGTAGAGGGAGATTTATTAGAAGCTTTAGAAGAAAAAATAGAAAAAAAATATGAATTTAAAATAGAAGACCATAGTGTTAAGTTTTATGGAATATGCAAAGATTGTTTAAAAAAGTCAAAGTAATAGATTTATAAATATATAATCTAAATTTGAAAAAGGAGGGAAAAAATGAAGAAAGAAAAAGACAAAGTAAAAGTCATACCCTTAGGTGGCTTAAATGAAATTGGGAAAAATATTACAGCTTTTGAATATAAAAATGACATAGTTGTAATAGACTGCGGTTTAAAATTTCCTGATGAAGAAATGCTAGGTATAGATATAGTAATACCGGATATAAGCTATTTATTAAAAAACAAAGATAGGGTAAAGGGAATATTTTTAACTCATGGACATGAAGATCATATAGGAGCTCTTCCATATGTTCTAAAAGAGTTAAATGTTCCCGTATATGGAACTAAATTGACTCTTGGAATTGTTGAAACAAAATTAAAAGAGCATAATTTATTAAACTCAGTGAAACTAAATTGTATTAAACCTAGGGATATGATAAAATTAGAAAATTGCACGGTGGAGTTTATAAGAACAAGTCACAGTATTGCTGATTCAGTAGCTATAGCAATACATACTCCAGTTGGAGCAATACTTCATACAGGAGATTTTAAAATAGACTATACTCCTATAGATGGGCATGTAGCAGATTTATCTAGATTTGCAGAATTAGGCAGAAAAGGAGTTGTCTTAATGTTAGCAGACAGTACTAATGTGGAAAGACCTGGATATACCATGTCAGAAAGTACTGTAGGTAAAACTTTTGATAATATATTTACAAATGGAAAAGGTAGAATTATAGTAGCTACTTTTGCATCAAATATACACAGAGTACAACAAATAATAAGTACTGCAGTGAAATTTGATAGAAAGGTTGCATTTTCTGGAAGAAGTATGGAAAATATAGTAGAGGTAGCAAAGGAATTAGGATATATAAAAGCACCTTTAGAAACCTTTATTGATATTGATTCCATAAATAAATATCCAGACAATAAAGTAGTGATAATAACTACAGGTAGCCAAGGAGAACCAATGTCAGCTCTTTCAAGAATGGCAGCTTCAGAACATAGAAAGGTAAATATAGTACCTGGAGATACTGTAGTTATATCAGCAACACCTATACCAGGTAATGAAAAATTAGTTTCAAGAGTTATAAATCAATTATTTCAAAAGGGCGCAGATGTTATATACGAAGCTTTAGCAGATATTCACGTTTCAGGACACGCTTGCCAAGAAGAGCTAAAGCTTATGCATACTTTAGTGAAACCTAAATATTTTATTCCAGTACATGGAGAGTATAGGCATTTAAAACAACATAGAGAATTAGCAGAAAAATTAGGTATGCCTCATGAAAATATTATAATAGCAGAAAATGGAGAGGTTATAGAGGTATCCAGAGATTGTATTAAGAAAAATGGAACAGTAATGTCAGGGCAAGTTTTTGTAGATGGACTAGGAGTGGGAGACGTTGGAAATATAGTATTAAGAGATAGAAGACATCTTTCACAGGATGGTATTTTAACGGTAGTAGTAACTATCGAAAGAGGAACTGGAATGGTTATAGCAGGTCCAGATATAATTTCTAGAGGTTTTGTATATGTAAGAGAATCTGAATATTTAATGAATGAAGCTAGAGAAGTTGTAAGAGAAGTGCTAAAGAAATGTGAAGAAAACCACATAGTAGAGTGGTCCACTATAAAGTCAAATATAAAGGATGCTCTTAGATCATTCTTATATGAAAAAACTAAGAGAAGACCAATGATACTTCCTATTATAATGGAGATTTAAATTTTTAGCATTGAGTAAAATTTTACTCAGTGCTAAAAAATAATACTATTGAAAAGTTGACTTTTTAATAGTAGAATATTAGAATTAGTATGGTAGAAATATATGTTGGATACTACGAAGTATCCAATTTTTTTGAGACAAATTTAAAATTGGAGGAACATATATGGAATTATTTACAAGAAATGACATTAGGAATATAGCAATTATTGCTCACGTAGATCATGGAAAAACTACTTTAGTTGATGCAATGCTTAAAGAAAGTCATGTTTTTAGGGAAAATGAAAAAGTTGAAGAAAGAGTAATGGATTCTAATGATTTAGAAAGAGAAAGAGGAATAACAATACTTTCAAAAAATACATCTGTAATGTATGATGGAGTTAAAATAAATATAATAGATACTCCAGGTCATGCTGACTTTGGAGGAGAAGTTGAACGTGTTCTTAAGATGGTGGACAGTGTACTTTTAGTTGTGGATTCTTATGAAGGACCTATGCCACAAACAAAGTTTGTTCTAAAAAAAGCTCTAGAACTTGATTTAAAGCCAATAGTTGTAATAAATAAAATAGATAGACCAGATGAAAGAGCTGAAGAAGTCTTAGATGAAGTTTTTGATTTATTTGTAGAATTAGGAGCTTCTGATGAACAATTAGATTTCCCAGTAGTGTATTGTTCTGCTAGAAGTGGTATAGCAAAAAAACAAATAGAAGATGAATCAGAAAATATGATACCATTATTTGACACTATAATAAAAAATGTAAAATCACCAGAAGGATATATAGATAAGCCTTTCCAAATGCTTATAACCACAATAGATTCTAATGAATATGTGGGTAGAATCGGAATAGGTAAAGTTGAAAGAGGTGTTGTTAGACGTAATCAACAGGCAGCACTTATGAGAAAAGATGGTAGTATAGATAATGTTAAAATAAGTAAGCTATATACTTACAATGGATTAAATAGAGAAGAAACAGAGGAAGCTAAAATTGGAGATATTGTTGCAGTTGCAGGAATAGATGATATAAATATAGGAGAAACTTTAGCAGATGCACAAAATCCTGAAGCACTTCCTTTTGTAGAAATAGATGAGCCAACTCTTACAATGAATTTTATGGTAAATGATTCACCTTTTGCAGGAAAAGAGGGAGAATATTTAACTTCAAGACATATAAGGGACAGACTTTTAAGAGAACTAGAAACCAATGTAAGTTTAAGAGTTGAAGAAACTGACTCACCAGATTGTTTTAAAGTTAGTGGTAGAGGAGAATTACATCTTTCAGTACTTATTGAAACTATGAGAAGAGAAGGATATGAATTTCAAGTTTCAAAACCAAATGTAATATTTAAAGAAGAAAATGGTAAAAAATTAGAGCCGATAGAATATCTAACTATAGATGTACCAGAAGAATATATGGGAACAGTAATGGAAAAACTAGGGCCTAGAAAAGGAGAAATGGTGAACATGACTTCTGCTCAAAATGGATATTCAAGATTAGAATTTAGAATACCAGCAAGAGGATTAATAGGTTTTAGAAGTGAGTTTATGACAGACACTAGAGGAAATGGTATAATGAATCATATTTTTGATGGCTATGAACCATTTAAAGGAGAAATGCCAAGCAAACCAAGAGGATCTCTAGTAGTATTTGAAACAGGTACAGCAGTAACTTATGGACTTTATAATGCTCAAGAAAGAGGAGAATTGTTCATAGAACCAGGAACTGAAGTTTACCAAGGAATGATAGCAGGAGAATATTCAAGAGCTGGAGATATAGAAGTAAATGTTTGTAAGAAGAAGCATTTAACTAATACAAGATCATCAGGTGCAGATGATGCATTAAAATTAACTCCAATAACTCCTATGTCTTTAGAAGGATGTTTAGAATTTATAGCAGAGGATGAATTAGTTGAAGTTACACCTGTTAGTATCAGAATGAGAAAGAAAATATTAGATCCTGATAAAAGAAAAAGAGCACAAATTAGAAAAAAACAAAGTTAAGAGGATAAGTTATGGGGAAAAGAAAGAAAACGGGGAAAAGAATATTTTTGATTTTTTGTATAGTTACTTTATCTATTATAGGAGCAATTACTTACTATAAAAATGTTATAAAACATCCTTTTAAAGTTAAGGATGAAAGTTTTAAAATTATGGTAGAAGAGGGCAGTGGTATATACACTGTTCTCAATACCATGAAAAATGATGGAAAAATAAAAAATGCAACCTTAATAAAAAAGTATTTAAAGTATAATAATATGCTTTTAAGTATAAATCCAGGAACTTATACAATTAAGTCAGATGCAACTGTAGATGAGTTTATTGAGCAGCTAAATAAAGGCATAGATGAAAATACTGTTAAAATAACTATTCCTGAAGGATATGACATAAATAAAATAGCATCATTATTAGAAGAAAAAGGAATAATAAAAAAAGAAGATTTTATCAAAAAATGTAGAGAATATGAAAAACCTAAATACATAAAAGATATAAATAATAGAAAATATGTATTAGAGGGCTATTTATTTCCAGATACATATAATTTAAAAAAAGATATGGACGGAGAAAAAATAATCTCTATAATGTATAATAGATTTGAAGAAGTTGTAAAAGATTTAAAGGATCAGTATGAAATACAAGATGAAGAATTAGATAAAATAATTACACTAGCATCTATTGTGGAAAAAGAAGCAGAAGTTAATGAAGAAAGAGGAAAAGTTGCTTCTGTATTTCATAATAGAATAAAAAAAGGTATAAAAATGGAATCTTGTGCTACAGTATTGTATGCTATGGGAAAACATAAAGATAAATTATATTATAAAGATTTAGAAATAAAATCTCCTTACAATACATATAAGAACATGGGATTACCTCCAGGACCTATATGTAGTCCGGGAATAGAATCCATTAAGGCCACAATAAATCCAGAGAAAACAAATTATTTGTATTTTGTTTCTAATAATGATGGCACTCATTTCTTTACAGATAACTATGCTGAGTTTTTAAAAGTTAAGAAAATTACCCAAGGAGATTAGACTTAGGAGGATATTTAATGAGTAATATTACCTATGACTACATGGAAGAATACATCAGAGGATTAATTAAAGATGAAGATGACCTGTTAATAGAATTAGAAGAATTTGCAAAAGAAAATTCTGTACCAATTATTCATAAAGAAGTGGGAAGATTTTTAGAAGTTTTAATAAATATAAAAAAACCTAAAAAAATATTAGAACTTGGTACTGCTATTGGATATTCTGCTATATTAATGGAAAAAGCCTCCCAAGGGGAAAGTAGCATAACAACTATAGAAAGAGATAAAGCTATGGTAGATTTAGCAACTAAAAATATTGAAAAATCTGGATATAAAGAAAAAATAAAGATAGTAGAAGGAGATTGTTTAGAAGTTCTTTCAGAAATTGATGAAAAATTTGATCTTATATTTATGGATGCAGGAAAGGGACATTACAATCACTTTTTTCCTGAATGTTTAAGACTACTAGAAGATGATGGAATAATAATTGGAGACAATGTATTATTTAGAGGAATGGTAGCTAGTGACCATTTGGTAAAAAGAAGGAAAATAACTATAGTAAAAAGAATGAGAGAATTTTTAAATATGGTATCTCAAGACGAGTTTTTAACATCAATTATACCTATGGGAGATGGATTAGCATTGATTACAAGGAGGAATAAATAGCCATGAATAAACCTGAAATATTAGCACCAGCAGGGAATCTAGAAAAGCTAAAAACAGCTATATTATTTGGTGCAGATGCAGTTTATTTAGGTGGAAGTAAATTAAACCTAAGAGCTTTTGCAGACAATTTTAGTGATAAAGAGCTAATTGAAGGAATAGAATTTGCTCATAGTAGAGGAAAAAGAGTATATGTAACAGTTAATGTTTTTCCTCATAATGAGGATTTAGAAGAGTTAGAACCTTATTTAAAGGATTTAGAAAATATGAAAGTAGATGCTA
This window of the Clostridium cochlearium genome carries:
- a CDS encoding AI-2E family transporter — translated: MNKIYKKIILYTLIGVIIGIIFNNSIFKSILKLIIISFIISYILKPLKNSLVERGIKNSVASFITIFSLMIVATIFVVFLIPFLFRESNNIIIALDRIQRFLDGIYEKVKPLKNNKMGIEILHHIYNKVDTIINKTFMNIFDKTVSLGENIMDIFIIPIISYYFLVDWEKISDSIIIIFPIKIRNIMQKIMKDIDKILTRYIVVQIILSSLIGVVTFILLIILKIDFPILLSIVNAFFNIIPYFGPLLGSIPAILVALSISTKKALWTALFLYLMQQIEGNIISPKFIGDNIDMHPLIIIILLIVGGELWGVLGMILAVPVGVIVKVICEDLNYYIF
- a CDS encoding DUF1292 domain-containing protein; translated protein: MENDVTHMTLIDEDGKEIDFEVITKLDIEENEYVIVVPENEDTDEAMALKIDIDDEGNDVLSTIDDDEEFALVLEAYETLFNEEGYELN
- a CDS encoding ribonuclease J; amino-acid sequence: MKKEKDKVKVIPLGGLNEIGKNITAFEYKNDIVVIDCGLKFPDEEMLGIDIVIPDISYLLKNKDRVKGIFLTHGHEDHIGALPYVLKELNVPVYGTKLTLGIVETKLKEHNLLNSVKLNCIKPRDMIKLENCTVEFIRTSHSIADSVAIAIHTPVGAILHTGDFKIDYTPIDGHVADLSRFAELGRKGVVLMLADSTNVERPGYTMSESTVGKTFDNIFTNGKGRIIVATFASNIHRVQQIISTAVKFDRKVAFSGRSMENIVEVAKELGYIKAPLETFIDIDSINKYPDNKVVIITTGSQGEPMSALSRMAASEHRKVNIVPGDTVVISATPIPGNEKLVSRVINQLFQKGADVIYEALADIHVSGHACQEELKLMHTLVKPKYFIPVHGEYRHLKQHRELAEKLGMPHENIIIAENGEVIEVSRDCIKKNGTVMSGQVFVDGLGVGDVGNIVLRDRRHLSQDGILTVVVTIERGTGMVIAGPDIISRGFVYVRESEYLMNEAREVVREVLKKCEENHIVEWSTIKSNIKDALRSFLYEKTKRRPMILPIIMEI
- a CDS encoding Fur family transcriptional regulator, with the protein product MGEVSYDKDKMERIKDTLKENGYKLTPQRRAIAEIIINNKGNHLTTEEIYNLVKVNCPEIGLATAYRTVLLLEEMGIVTKLDLNDGCSRYELVSEDEHHQHHHLICTNCNKVLEVEGDLLEALEEKIEKKYEFKIEDHSVKFYGICKDCLKKSK
- the ruvX gene encoding Holliday junction resolvase RuvX, producing MRILGLDVGDRTIGVAVSDPLGWTAQGIKTIKRSNLKNDIKEIGNICNEYKVEKIVSGLPKNMNGTLGPQSEKVMEFCDILKKELGKEIIMWDERLTTVAAHKAMIEGDLSRAKRKKIVDKIAAIYILQGYLDSVYNK
- the typA gene encoding translational GTPase TypA; translated protein: MELFTRNDIRNIAIIAHVDHGKTTLVDAMLKESHVFRENEKVEERVMDSNDLERERGITILSKNTSVMYDGVKINIIDTPGHADFGGEVERVLKMVDSVLLVVDSYEGPMPQTKFVLKKALELDLKPIVVINKIDRPDERAEEVLDEVFDLFVELGASDEQLDFPVVYCSARSGIAKKQIEDESENMIPLFDTIIKNVKSPEGYIDKPFQMLITTIDSNEYVGRIGIGKVERGVVRRNQQAALMRKDGSIDNVKISKLYTYNGLNREETEEAKIGDIVAVAGIDDINIGETLADAQNPEALPFVEIDEPTLTMNFMVNDSPFAGKEGEYLTSRHIRDRLLRELETNVSLRVEETDSPDCFKVSGRGELHLSVLIETMRREGYEFQVSKPNVIFKEENGKKLEPIEYLTIDVPEEYMGTVMEKLGPRKGEMVNMTSAQNGYSRLEFRIPARGLIGFRSEFMTDTRGNGIMNHIFDGYEPFKGEMPSKPRGSLVVFETGTAVTYGLYNAQERGELFIEPGTEVYQGMIAGEYSRAGDIEVNVCKKKHLTNTRSSGADDALKLTPITPMSLEGCLEFIAEDELVEVTPVSIRMRKKILDPDKRKRAQIRKKQS
- a CDS encoding PRC-barrel domain-containing protein, with translation MEVYNEKGKRIGFIKDIIIKLEKEEVLGFVIISYNLFKGYSHILKEDIISFGEKIIVKKESKGEEVHFNDIKSKHVIDEEGNILGFIEDVFFSEDFKINGVIISTGYISNFLHGKKIALPEDLIISEHNIIYKNRKDKIKFTNLPSNIIKKENVDE
- the alaS gene encoding alanine--tRNA ligase encodes the protein MEKMGLNEIREAYLNFFEGKEHLRMESFSLVPKNDKSLLLINAGMAPLKPYFTGIKTPPKTRITTCQKCIRTGDVENVGKTSRHGTFFEMLGNFSFGDYFKREVIPWAWEFITKVLNIPKDKLYVTIYLDDDEAYDIWTKSTDIDPSRIFRLGKEDNFWEIGQGPCGPCSEIHYQKQGEKINSVEEFIKKSDNDEVIEFWNLVFTQFDKDENGNYNRLSHPNIDTGMGLERMATIMQDVNSIFEVDTIKAVLDKISEIANVKYGENKEKDISLRVITDHVRSVTFMISDGILPSNEGRGYVLRRLLRRASRHGKLLGIKENFLYKVCDVVIENSHKAYRELKDKEDYIKKIIKLEEERFAETIDGGIQILNEYIEELKNKGEKVLPGDKAFKLYDTYGFPIELTKEILEEKNIGIDEEGFAKEMEAQKQRARAAREETNYMGTEDTIINKLPKELETEFLGYDTLSVEAKVIAIIKGEELVEKLEKGDKGIIVVDKTPFYAEKGGQIGDIGSLSGEGVKAKIQDCRNNVSGKILHFVEVMEGNIKLQDKVNLTVDNLRRDAIKKNHSATHLLHEALREVVGSHIEQAGSYVDECRLRFDFNHFSPVSKEELKHVEKLVNKKIMEVMPVNTEVMDIEQAKESGAVALFDEKYDENVRVVSLGDFSKELCGGTHVSNSGEIGLFKIISEAGVAAGVRRIEAVTGFNALKYIEEKENVLDDVCEVLKCSNKDIINRVTSQIEDVKNKEKEINKLKSELASSSQDDILKNIKEVKGIKLVSGVLKDIDGGALRDLADKLRDKIQEGLVVLASVTEGKVQFVAMATKDAVSKGAHCGKIIKEVASIAGGGGGGRPDMAQAGGKKPEKAEDAIAKVEDILSSLVK
- a CDS encoding IreB family regulatory phosphoprotein, with amino-acid sequence MRNENTIQFDLGKSKSELTREILTQVYDALKEKGYNPVNQMVGYLISGDPTYITNYNGARALVRKLERDEILEEVIKNYLRIK